A window of Hevea brasiliensis isolate MT/VB/25A 57/8 chromosome 14, ASM3005281v1, whole genome shotgun sequence contains these coding sequences:
- the LOC110648133 gene encoding uncharacterized protein LOC110648133, which produces MGAAEPVIEANVLEKESERREEEKKKDEEEEGEQEEEEEGNERKEGMEGERDVEKGEVGVKEKVIESDNFNDEDQRNFHVSMLRSLNPSNPLRIVINSSTRVASPSPSQTSLPRSTPTPQPQPSITTLNSRRYTNRISLFLFVLHMVLAIGLVCFLIFKGIQGLIVASDTVKRKEIRILKYFLPQVEVASLLSITLALAWQKAFRVWPRFMIHFILWSSFFMTLSAGILLICFQKALTDGVGVCLIAFAIGNGLYACWVTQRIKFSTKILIKSLEPVPKFGDLNQPTYWMLGVGFLWMSLWILAVIGALNFSFPPLTIIALLLSLLWTTEVMRNVVNLTVSRVISLYYLRGMQASTQFCFQRAVTLNLGSACLGSLFVPAIEALRIIARGLNLLEGEDEFMFSCAHCCLGVMNSIFRYGNGWAFVQIAAYGKGFVRASQDTWAQFQRQDMERIVDSDITSSICFLTGVCSASICVIVVAAWTAKVHQPFTATLSLLAGFIGYLLTRIAMTLPHACVSCYYVCYAEKPENRLFDKTIQDRQNLIKSGRDVVVPTPRVPHRFAT; this is translated from the exons ATGGGTGCTGCAGAACCTGTAATAGAAGCAAAC GTGCTGGAGAAGGAGAGTGAAAGGAGGGaggaagagaagaaaaaagatgaagaggaagaaggagaacaagaggaagaagaagaaggaaatgagAGGAAAGAAGGgatggagggagagagagatgtgGAGAAAGGAGAGGTGGGTGTTAAAGAAAAGGTGATAGAGAGCGATAATTTTAATGATGAAGATCAGAGAAATTTTCATGTATCAATGTTGCGAAGTTTGAACCCATCGAACCCTTTGAGAATTGTCATCAATAGTTCTACTAGAGTTGCTTCTCCTTCTCCTTCCCAGACCTCTCTGCCTCGCTCTACCCCAACCCCACAACCACAA ccatcaataacaacacTCAATTCAAGAAGGTATACCAACAGAATATCTCTGTTTCTGTTTGTGCTGCACATGGTTCTGGCTATTGGGCTAGTATGTTTTCTTATATTCAAGGGAATTCAAGGACTTATAGTAGCATCAGATACTGTTAAAAGAAAAGAGATAAGAATATTGAAGTATTTCCTTCCTCAAGTTGAAGTAGCATCTCTATTGAGCATTACTCTTGCTTTGGCATGGCAAAAAGCATTTAGAGTATGGCCTAGATTCATGATTCATTTCATATTGTGGAGCTCTTTCTTCATGACACTTTCAGCTGGAATTCTCTTAATTTGCTTCCAAAAGGCTCTCACTGATGGTGTTGGAGTTTGTCTTATTGCTTTTGCAATTGGTAATGGCTTATATGCTTGTTGGGTTACTCAAAGAATCAAGTTTAGTACTAAAATCTTGATTAAATCTCTTGAACCTGTTCCAAAATTTGGTGATTTGAATCAACCTACTTATTGGATGCTTGGAGTTGGGTTCCTGTGGATGTCTCTGTGGATTTTAGCTGTGATTGGAGCCTTAAATTTCTCCTTTCCACCTTTGACAATTATTGCATTACTATTGAGCTTGCTTTGGACTACAGAGGTTATGAGGAATGTGGTTAATTTGACAGTTAGTAGAGTAATCTCATTGTATTATCTCAGAGGAATGCAAGCCAGTACTCAATTTTGTTTCCAAAGAGCTGTAACTCTGAATCTTGGAAGTGCTTGTCTAGGATCTCTATTTGTACCGGCAATTGAAGCGCTAAGAATCATTGCTCGGGGTCTGAATTTGCTAGAAGGAGAAgacgaattcatgttttcttgtGCTCATTGCTGTCTTGGAGTCATGAACTCCATCTTCAGATATGGCAATGGCTGGGCCTTTGTACAG ATAGCTGCATATGGGAAAGGTTTTGTTCGGGCATCACAGGATACTTGGGCACAATTTCAGAGGCAAGATATGGAACGCATTGTTGATTCTGACATTACCAGCTCAATTTGTTTCCTTACTGGAGTTTGTAGTGCCTCCATTTGTGTTATTGTTGTAGCTGCTTGGACTGCTAAAGTGCACCAGCCTTTCACAGCTACTCTCTCCCTCTTGGCAGGCTTCATTGGATACCTCTTG ACTAGGATTGCTATGACATTGCCACATGCTTGTGTGAGCTGCTACTATGTTTGCTATGCAGAAAAACCTGAGAACAGATTGTTTGATAAAACCATCCAAGATCGTCAGAACTTGATAAAATCTGGTCGTGATGTGGTCGTTCCGACGCCTCGAGTACCTCATCGCTTTGCAACTTAG
- the LOC110670577 gene encoding N-terminal acetyltransferase A complex catalytic subunit NAA10, translating to MVCIRKATIDDLLAMQACNLLCLPENYQMKYYFYHILSWPQLLYVAEDYNGRIVGYVLAKMEEESNECHGHITSLAVLRTHRKLGLATKLMNAAQTAMEQVFGAEYVSLHVRKSNRAAFNLYTETLGYKIHDVEAKYYADGEDAYDMRKQFKGKQIHHHGHHHHHHHHHGGGCCAADTKSVEARPDSKSEAKANTKSESKAG from the exons ATGGTGTGCATAAGGAAGGCGACAATAGATGACCTACTAGCGATGCAGGCCTGTAACCTGCTATGCCTGCCGGAAAACTATCAGATGAAGTATTATTTCTACCATATTCTCTCCTGGCCGCAGCTCCTCTACGTCGCCGAAGACTACAACGGCCGCATTGTCGGCTACGTCTTGGCCAAGATGGAGGAAGAATCCAATGAATGCCATGGTCATATAACCTCCCTCGCCGTTCTTCGCACCCACCGCAAGTTGGGCCTCGCAACTAAGCTCATGAATGCTGCCCAGACCGCCATGGAACAG GTGTTTGGAGCAGAATATGTCTCACTGCATGTGAGGAAGAGTAATAGGGCAGCATTCAATCTCTACACAGAAACATTGGGCTATAAGATTCATGATGTGGAGGCAAAGTATTATGCAGATGGAGAGGATGCATATGATATGCGGAAGCAGTTTAAAGGGAAACAGATTCATCATCACggacatcatcatcatcatcatcatcatcatggtGGTGGGTGTTGTGCAGCTGATACCAAGTCTGTGGAAGCAAGACCAGACTCAAAATCAGAGGCAAAAGCCAACACAAAATCAGAATCAAAAGCAGGGTGA